The Pseudodesulfovibrio sp. zrk46 genome contains a region encoding:
- a CDS encoding DUF1287 domain-containing protein, translating to MLRSIIKTYALAALVTGWLLLLPVMSRAESGPCYAASPVINLRSGPDTHHALVGQISGNDSLFCLEKRGAWFRAVRPDGVQGWVRSDLLSKIVVSIDNKKRELQVFNGKSLSLTASVRQPNAHKMGGGRYFARKQGNRLEFDWPNRHDMRNLLAKGQMTYPVYVQSLRRDVDAHGNRLALCSAGDKSKSCVITMPAGKFRKLMESVSDYVRVEFYSDNEEKVRINSPDDLSRRVHMGAWAQLESPAAGLGPSSRVPHLSYPGGDIQPDFATSADIVVRAVRKGGVDLQALVHEDMVLAPEAYSGLEAGPDGAGAHRRIPVLFNWFKRHTLSLPVSVTEDPFAFEGGDIVFFGTTSSDGTIVPDHAGVVCEAFNRAGYPMVITVWDMGWLTRKMDLLGKANPKVVGHFRMLHLFDYQ from the coding sequence ATGCTTCGTTCGATCATAAAAACGTATGCTCTTGCTGCACTGGTCACCGGATGGCTGTTGCTCCTTCCGGTCATGAGTCGTGCCGAAAGCGGGCCGTGTTATGCCGCGAGCCCGGTTATCAATCTGCGCAGCGGGCCTGATACACATCATGCCTTGGTCGGCCAGATATCCGGCAACGACTCCCTTTTCTGTCTGGAAAAGCGAGGAGCATGGTTCCGGGCTGTACGCCCGGACGGTGTACAGGGATGGGTACGAAGCGATCTTCTTTCTAAAATCGTGGTGTCTATAGACAATAAAAAGCGTGAGTTGCAAGTCTTTAATGGGAAATCACTGTCTTTGACCGCATCCGTCAGGCAACCTAACGCCCATAAAATGGGTGGAGGAAGATACTTCGCCCGGAAGCAGGGGAACCGTCTGGAGTTCGATTGGCCCAATCGGCACGACATGCGCAATCTGCTTGCCAAGGGGCAGATGACCTACCCTGTCTACGTCCAGTCTCTGCGCAGGGATGTTGATGCTCACGGCAACCGATTGGCTCTTTGCAGCGCCGGCGACAAGAGCAAATCCTGCGTCATCACGATGCCTGCCGGAAAATTCCGAAAGCTCATGGAGTCGGTGTCGGATTACGTCCGAGTCGAATTTTATTCGGACAATGAAGAAAAGGTCCGCATCAACAGCCCGGACGATCTGTCTCGACGTGTTCACATGGGGGCGTGGGCGCAACTGGAATCACCCGCTGCCGGGCTCGGACCATCCAGTCGTGTGCCTCACCTCAGTTATCCGGGTGGTGACATCCAGCCGGACTTCGCCACCTCAGCTGATATTGTGGTCCGCGCTGTCCGAAAGGGCGGAGTGGATTTGCAGGCTCTGGTTCATGAAGACATGGTGCTTGCGCCTGAAGCCTATTCCGGACTTGAGGCCGGACCGGATGGAGCCGGAGCGCACCGTCGCATTCCAGTGCTGTTCAACTGGTTCAAGCGGCACACCCTTTCCCTGCCTGTGTCAGTGACGGAAGACCCCTTTGCGTTCGAAGGAGGCGATATCGTCTTTTTCGGAACCACCTCTTCAGACGGTACCATCGTGCCGGACCATGCGGGCGTGGTTTGTGAGGCCTTTAACAGGGCAGGCTATCCCATGGTCATTACTGTCTGGGATATGGGGTGGCTCACACGCAAGATGGACCTGCTGGGCAAGGCGAATCCGAAAGTTGTCGGTCACTTTCGAATGCTGCATCTATTTGATTATCAATAA
- a CDS encoding HD domain-containing phosphohydrolase, with protein MQDVLLLDLVIGVSSALDHISTTVTGHHRRVGIATAIMAGEMGLDKQDATDLIIAGLLHDIGAFSMALRLDGMDFDADLTEHSSLGYRLLRGHHLLERPSHLIRDHHTTWQTLQSRNGDDKPKTDLLANVINLMDRVDILNKVGTSVFAWQHVRSVIGNYSKSLYAPQAVEAFLDASIGSEFREKMEDTETPIRSLLSCNFEDVEIPEEQLLEFSTFFSHIIDFRSRHTATHSIGVAETAVEIARLAGMSAEDQNRMRLAGNLHDIGKLAVPTKLLDKPGALGKDEYSSVQLHATVCEKVLSSIPGLGSVTHWACQHHERLNGKGYPNGLTAEHLSLGSRIMMVADVCTAIAEDRPYRKGMDKEQVFEVLMSMARKGFLDKDLVTLTIDNYEHIDAVRRFAQTKALINFRRFNIA; from the coding sequence ATGCAAGACGTCCTACTACTCGACCTGGTTATCGGTGTATCCAGCGCCCTTGACCACATCAGCACTACCGTCACCGGCCACCACCGGCGTGTCGGCATCGCCACAGCCATCATGGCCGGGGAGATGGGGCTGGACAAGCAGGATGCCACTGACCTGATCATCGCCGGACTGCTGCACGATATCGGTGCTTTTTCCATGGCGCTGAGGCTGGACGGCATGGACTTTGATGCCGACCTGACCGAGCACTCCTCGCTGGGCTACAGGCTGCTGCGCGGCCACCACCTGCTCGAGCGCCCCTCCCATCTGATCCGCGATCACCACACCACCTGGCAGACCCTGCAGTCCCGAAACGGCGACGACAAGCCCAAAACGGATCTTCTTGCCAACGTCATCAATCTCATGGACCGAGTGGACATCCTGAACAAGGTTGGCACTTCGGTCTTCGCGTGGCAGCATGTCCGCAGTGTAATCGGCAACTACTCCAAGTCTCTCTATGCTCCCCAGGCAGTGGAAGCGTTTCTGGATGCTTCCATCGGCTCCGAGTTCCGGGAGAAAATGGAAGACACCGAGACTCCTATACGCTCGCTGCTTTCCTGTAATTTCGAGGACGTAGAGATCCCCGAGGAGCAGTTGCTGGAGTTCTCCACCTTCTTCTCTCACATCATCGACTTTCGTAGCCGTCACACGGCCACCCACTCCATCGGTGTGGCCGAAACCGCAGTGGAAATAGCGCGATTGGCCGGGATGAGTGCGGAAGATCAGAACCGCATGCGACTGGCGGGCAACCTGCACGACATCGGCAAGCTGGCCGTGCCCACCAAGCTGCTCGACAAACCGGGGGCATTGGGCAAAGACGAGTATTCATCGGTCCAGCTGCACGCCACGGTCTGCGAAAAGGTCCTGAGTTCCATTCCGGGCCTGGGCAGCGTCACCCACTGGGCCTGCCAGCACCATGAACGCCTCAATGGCAAGGGATATCCCAACGGCCTGACCGCAGAGCATCTCTCACTGGGCAGCCGCATCATGATGGTGGCCGACGTGTGCACCGCCATTGCCGAAGACAGGCCCTACCGTAAAGGCATGGACAAGGAGCAGGTCTTTGAAGTGCTCATGAGCATGGCGCGCAAAGGCTTCCTCGACAAGGATCTGGTCACCCTCACCATCGATAACTACGAGCATATCGACGCGGTCAGGCGCTTTGCCCAGACCAAGGCGCTCATCAACTTCCGCCGCTTCAACATCGCCTAG
- a CDS encoding tetratricopeptide repeat protein — MSDAPMRSKEDILALVREVENEAAGGAEALFMAAMLARSPLPYDFALSLDGTLHNPSLINPAAAFFAATATIDPLVTRDLIKADVDSQAFQLHEDVREALLASLDPEEEAEWAGRAIYGLNLVLPDAEPQNWPTVHWLMPHVHATSELVERLGVQTAAANRVLHQAGFSLYHQHRYREAADLLDQALAVDVALKGNKHPDICSDLEGLGTVLWAGNDLERAEAVFAGCYKLQLEIFTEDNPMQAPILNSLAVVRQSMGKLEEAEATFKECLRVLTQAHGEGHPAIASCLGNMALLYEALGRNDEALRLAERSLEINRAIYGDVHPEVAADLNTIALLCDGLGDLEKAEQAFRESLDVRRKAYGEDHPETAQSLCNLALCLDNAGRTDEAAEWYEQGLAAYEKSLGPGHPLMESALDNYLVLLEKTGTRPRSDRMRALAEAKLRAIVERAE, encoded by the coding sequence GTGAGCGACGCACCCATGAGGTCGAAAGAGGATATCCTGGCACTGGTCAGGGAAGTGGAAAACGAGGCGGCTGGCGGGGCCGAGGCCCTGTTCATGGCAGCTATGCTGGCCAGATCGCCGCTGCCCTACGACTTTGCCTTGTCCTTGGACGGCACACTGCATAATCCTTCCCTCATCAATCCGGCGGCCGCCTTTTTCGCGGCCACAGCCACCATCGACCCGCTGGTGACGCGAGACTTGATTAAGGCTGACGTGGATAGTCAGGCTTTTCAACTGCATGAAGATGTGCGCGAGGCGCTTCTTGCTTCGCTTGACCCGGAGGAAGAGGCGGAGTGGGCCGGCCGTGCCATTTATGGACTCAATCTGGTCCTGCCCGATGCCGAGCCTCAGAACTGGCCCACCGTGCATTGGCTCATGCCCCATGTGCATGCGACCTCCGAGCTGGTGGAGCGCCTCGGCGTGCAGACCGCTGCTGCCAACCGCGTGCTGCATCAGGCGGGCTTTTCCCTTTACCATCAGCATCGTTACCGTGAGGCCGCAGACCTGCTGGATCAGGCGCTGGCCGTGGATGTGGCGCTCAAAGGCAACAAACACCCGGATATCTGTTCCGATCTCGAAGGACTCGGCACCGTGCTCTGGGCTGGCAATGATCTTGAGCGAGCCGAGGCCGTCTTTGCCGGATGCTACAAGTTGCAACTCGAAATTTTCACCGAAGACAATCCCATGCAGGCCCCGATTCTCAACAGTCTCGCCGTGGTACGCCAATCCATGGGCAAGCTGGAAGAGGCCGAGGCAACCTTCAAGGAGTGTCTGCGGGTACTGACGCAGGCCCACGGCGAAGGCCATCCCGCCATCGCATCCTGTCTGGGCAACATGGCCCTTCTGTACGAGGCCCTTGGGCGCAACGATGAGGCCCTGCGACTGGCCGAGCGATCTCTAGAGATTAACCGCGCCATCTACGGCGACGTCCATCCTGAAGTGGCTGCCGATCTCAATACCATTGCGCTCCTTTGTGACGGACTGGGCGATCTTGAGAAAGCCGAACAGGCCTTCCGCGAAAGTCTGGACGTTCGCCGCAAGGCCTATGGCGAAGATCACCCCGAAACCGCACAGTCTCTATGCAACCTTGCCCTCTGCCTCGACAACGCCGGCCGCACCGACGAGGCCGCCGAGTGGTATGAGCAGGGACTGGCCGCCTACGAGAAGAGTCTTGGTCCCGGCCATCCGCTTATGGAATCCGCGTTGGACAATTACCTGGTGTTGCTGGAAAAAACCGGCACCCGTCCAAGGTCCGATCGCATGCGTGCTCTGGCCGAAGCCAAGCTGCGGGCCATTGTGGAGCGGGCGGAGTAG
- a CDS encoding carbohydrate kinase, with amino-acid sequence MKQFTAVGMGEILWDVLPTGRKLGGAPANFAYHVNALGGTGIPFSRIGDDDLGREALDILREHGVATDQISVDTEHPTGTVDAAIDANGVATYTFPDDVAWDFLAFDEAERAIAMEADAICFGTLAQRSSVSRDAILDVLGDATKPLKIYDINLRQEFYTPERVRDSLIVADVLKINDEELALVAQMFSLPRGEREAMQALLEAHDLTLAVLTRGGEGSLILSADDCSDLPGQPTEVVDTIGAGDSFTAAMALAYLSGRSLDEVNQYAASVAAYVCTQAGAMPPVPGSLRLS; translated from the coding sequence ATGAAGCAGTTCACAGCCGTCGGCATGGGAGAAATACTTTGGGACGTATTGCCCACAGGCCGAAAGCTCGGGGGCGCGCCTGCCAATTTCGCTTACCATGTGAACGCGTTGGGCGGCACGGGCATTCCATTTTCCCGCATCGGTGATGACGATTTGGGCCGTGAGGCCTTGGATATCCTGCGCGAGCATGGTGTTGCCACGGATCAGATCTCCGTGGACACGGAGCATCCTACAGGTACGGTGGACGCCGCCATCGACGCCAATGGTGTGGCCACCTATACTTTTCCTGATGATGTGGCGTGGGATTTCCTTGCCTTTGACGAGGCCGAGAGAGCAATTGCCATGGAGGCAGACGCCATCTGTTTCGGCACGCTGGCCCAGCGTTCGTCCGTGTCACGAGACGCCATCCTCGATGTGTTGGGGGACGCCACCAAGCCGCTGAAGATTTACGACATCAATCTGCGTCAGGAGTTCTACACTCCAGAGCGTGTTCGTGACTCTTTGATCGTGGCCGATGTACTCAAAATCAATGACGAAGAGCTCGCTCTTGTGGCGCAGATGTTTTCGCTGCCCAGGGGAGAACGCGAGGCGATGCAGGCCTTGCTGGAAGCTCACGACCTGACGCTGGCCGTGCTGACGCGCGGCGGTGAGGGAAGTTTGATTCTGTCTGCTGACGATTGTTCGGACTTGCCCGGCCAGCCCACCGAGGTCGTGGACACCATTGGCGCAGGAGATTCGTTCACGGCTGCCATGGCTCTAGCTTACCTGTCCGGGCGCTCTCTGGACGAGGTTAACCAGTACGCCGCCAGCGTGGCGGCATACGTCTGCACACAGGCCGGAGCCATGCCTCCCGTTCCTGGTTCACTGCGCCTCTCCTGA
- a CDS encoding tail fiber assembly protein gives MWIFEGNTAQAVTLPRFVVIAKEMENGSTESVNVSTATFTREQWDEVGYNEAISAVQEPFTAYTTQWGKDDDLIYREQVLTATLDESARDSAKAAEVRDERDRRLSLCDWTQLKDNNLDDTAVVLWQSYRQALRDVPQQVGFPIEVEWPVQPEME, from the coding sequence ATGTGGATTTTTGAAGGCAATACGGCGCAGGCGGTTACGCTGCCTCGTTTCGTGGTGATAGCAAAGGAGATGGAAAACGGCAGCACCGAGTCGGTAAACGTATCGACAGCGACGTTTACCCGCGAGCAGTGGGATGAGGTTGGCTACAACGAGGCAATCTCTGCGGTGCAGGAGCCCTTTACCGCTTACACAACCCAGTGGGGCAAAGATGATGACCTCATCTATCGCGAGCAGGTGCTTACGGCCACGCTGGATGAATCAGCGCGCGATAGTGCCAAGGCTGCCGAGGTCCGCGATGAGCGGGACCGTAGGTTGTCGCTTTGCGATTGGACGCAGCTCAAGGATAACAACTTGGATGATACGGCCGTCGTGTTGTGGCAGAGTTATCGACAGGCGCTGCGGGATGTGCCGCAGCAGGTCGGGTTTCCGATTGAGGTGGAGTGGCCTGTCCAACCAGAGATGGAGTAG
- a CDS encoding cupin domain-containing protein, with translation MKQLSAQQVIDALGLQPHPEEGGFFIETHRADESFAKNLLPARYDGDRCHGTAIYYMLTPETYSHMHLLQSDEIFHFYLGDPCEQLQLHPDGSGEVITFGTDILNNQRPQIIVPRGSWQGMRLLPGGSFALMGCTVAPGFEFADYAHGKRSALVEQYPDFAKEIALLTAE, from the coding sequence ATGAAACAATTATCAGCTCAGCAAGTTATCGACGCTCTTGGCCTACAACCTCATCCCGAAGAGGGCGGGTTCTTCATCGAGACGCACCGGGCCGACGAGTCCTTTGCCAAAAATCTCCTGCCCGCCCGTTACGACGGCGATCGCTGTCACGGCACGGCCATCTATTACATGCTCACGCCCGAGACCTATTCACACATGCATTTGTTGCAGTCCGACGAGATCTTCCATTTCTATCTCGGCGATCCGTGTGAGCAGTTGCAGTTGCATCCCGATGGTTCCGGCGAGGTCATCACTTTCGGCACCGACATTTTGAATAACCAGCGCCCCCAGATCATCGTACCCCGTGGTTCATGGCAGGGGATGCGGTTGCTCCCCGGTGGCAGTTTTGCCTTGATGGGCTGCACTGTGGCGCCCGGGTTTGAATTTGCCGATTACGCCCACGGGAAGCGAAGTGCGTTGGTGGAGCAGTATCCGGACTTTGCGAAAGAGATTGCGCTGCTGACTGCTGAGTAG
- a CDS encoding SlyX family protein encodes MEDRIERLENLVTLQDRTIESLNDQIYEQQKQINDLQRLVERLAGKVRDLDAAMDSDGPLDVPPPHYNG; translated from the coding sequence ATGGAAGACAGGATAGAACGTTTGGAAAATCTGGTGACGTTGCAGGACAGAACCATCGAAAGCCTGAACGATCAGATTTACGAGCAGCAAAAGCAGATCAACGATCTCCAAAGACTGGTCGAACGACTGGCCGGGAAGGTGCGCGATCTTGACGCCGCCATGGATTCCGACGGTCCTCTCGACGTGCCGCCGCCCCACTACAACGGGTAA
- a CDS encoding EamA family transporter: MQQKSLSYVYTLLIVSMALWGGTWVAGRVLAQSMHPMTAAFLRFTVASLGLLIMCYRSQGGMPKIPRDKILPVIFLGATGVFTYSYFFFHGLQTTNAGRAALIVACIPVCISIISAIFFKEKFGPVRIIGALTSLIGVSVVIADGNPLALLSGGVSRGDFMILGCVASWTAYSLGGRAVMKSVPPLSAVAWSSIAGTVMLFPAALSEGLMADIMRARLIDWGCILYLGALATSLAYFWYYEAISIIGASRAGIFINTVPVFAVIMGFLLLGEPIHLTLITGGLMVVTGVYLTNKP; encoded by the coding sequence ATGCAGCAGAAATCCCTTTCCTACGTCTACACACTACTGATCGTTTCCATGGCCCTGTGGGGCGGAACATGGGTGGCCGGCCGCGTGCTGGCGCAATCCATGCACCCCATGACGGCCGCTTTCCTGCGATTCACCGTAGCCTCACTCGGCCTGTTGATCATGTGCTACCGCTCGCAGGGCGGCATGCCCAAGATCCCCCGGGACAAGATCCTCCCCGTGATCTTCCTCGGTGCCACCGGTGTTTTCACCTACAGCTACTTCTTTTTCCACGGCCTGCAGACCACCAATGCAGGTCGGGCAGCCCTGATCGTAGCCTGCATCCCGGTGTGCATATCCATAATCTCCGCCATCTTCTTCAAGGAAAAATTCGGTCCCGTTCGCATCATCGGCGCGCTGACGTCGCTGATCGGCGTCTCCGTCGTCATCGCAGACGGCAACCCGTTGGCGTTGCTGTCGGGTGGCGTGAGCCGAGGCGACTTCATGATCCTCGGTTGCGTGGCGAGCTGGACCGCATACTCCCTCGGCGGCAGGGCCGTCATGAAAAGCGTACCGCCCCTGAGCGCAGTGGCATGGTCATCGATTGCAGGAACGGTGATGCTGTTTCCGGCTGCCTTGTCAGAAGGGTTGATGGCCGACATCATGCGGGCACGTCTGATCGACTGGGGCTGCATCCTCTATCTCGGCGCACTGGCGACATCGCTGGCCTATTTCTGGTACTATGAAGCCATCTCGATCATCGGCGCGAGCCGGGCAGGCATTTTCATCAACACCGTTCCGGTGTTCGCGGTCATCATGGGTTTCCTGCTGCTGGGTGAGCCCATCCACCTCACGCTCATCACAGGCGGCCTCATGGTCGTGACCGGCGTGTATCTGACCAACAAGCCATAG
- a CDS encoding cyclase family protein: protein MHVVDLTHPMRTGMPVFPGDEPVNIRRTHFVNKDGFANTQLSFNTHVGTHVDTAAHLYADAPGLDWMGPDNFVGWAAVVDCTDAKFIDHPHLAHLAQFDVLDFVLMKTGWDQHWKTDQYYKDFPVLTETACRFLGGLQLKGIGLDTPSPDPVDSRDLRNHKALLDHGLVIVENLTNLDELPEQDFMFSCLPLRIADGEGCPVRAVGMTF from the coding sequence ATGCACGTAGTCGACCTGACCCACCCCATGCGCACCGGCATGCCTGTTTTTCCCGGCGATGAGCCAGTCAATATCCGTCGCACCCACTTCGTGAACAAGGACGGTTTTGCCAACACCCAACTTTCCTTCAATACCCACGTAGGAACCCACGTGGACACCGCCGCCCATCTGTACGCTGATGCGCCCGGTCTCGACTGGATGGGGCCGGACAACTTCGTGGGCTGGGCTGCCGTGGTCGACTGTACGGACGCCAAGTTCATCGACCACCCCCACCTCGCGCATCTGGCGCAGTTCGATGTCCTCGACTTCGTGCTCATGAAAACCGGCTGGGACCAGCACTGGAAAACCGACCAGTATTACAAGGATTTCCCTGTCCTCACCGAGACCGCCTGCCGTTTCCTCGGCGGCCTCCAGCTCAAGGGCATCGGCCTCGATACGCCCTCTCCAGACCCAGTGGACTCCCGCGATCTGCGCAACCACAAGGCACTTCTGGACCACGGCCTTGTCATCGTCGAGAACCTCACCAATCTCGACGAGCTCCCCGAGCAGGACTTCATGTTTAGCTGCCTGCCGCTTCGCATCGCCGACGGCGAAGGCTGTCCGGTCCGCGCCGTGGGCATGACCTTCTAA
- a CDS encoding tRNA-dihydrouridine synthase family protein translates to MAVTGSGVDRTWERDGKRLTAGPADVQLPPMANDVLKTLADRLNQPLSVGGKPVKNRLWLAPMAGLGHIAYREVLEQYGGCGLAFTEMCSAKAVPTENRKVSPVFRWRDEELPSLVCQIVGATPEEMIPAARRVEDEGFFGVDINMGCSVPGIVKRDAGAALLKEPDMALAVAEAVRKEVDIPVFVKFRTGWSPDVEPAVALAKRFESAGVDCLVFHPRVAPDKRTRPPVRDHIRAIAEAVSIPVMGNGDVITKEDCLSMLEDTGCDGVSIGRMAMARAWLFARWTGDPAYSGELDPNIFRDYAIRLAEALDHYYDPIRALKRFKLFTVYFAANFTFGHSLQSRFLGAKSMEKVLEVAREHVKPDMTLVKRPNMNLYNT, encoded by the coding sequence ATGGCGGTGACGGGATCAGGTGTTGACAGGACGTGGGAGCGAGATGGAAAGCGGTTGACAGCAGGGCCCGCAGACGTTCAACTGCCGCCCATGGCAAACGACGTTCTGAAGACACTGGCAGACAGACTCAACCAGCCCCTTTCCGTAGGCGGAAAGCCCGTGAAAAATCGGCTGTGGCTCGCGCCCATGGCCGGGCTGGGACACATCGCTTATCGTGAGGTACTCGAGCAATATGGCGGCTGCGGCTTGGCCTTTACCGAGATGTGCAGCGCCAAGGCTGTGCCCACAGAGAACCGTAAGGTCTCACCCGTCTTCCGCTGGCGTGATGAAGAACTGCCCAGTCTCGTCTGTCAGATCGTGGGCGCCACCCCAGAGGAGATGATCCCGGCGGCCCGCCGCGTGGAGGACGAAGGGTTCTTCGGCGTGGATATCAACATGGGCTGCTCCGTGCCCGGCATCGTGAAGCGTGACGCTGGCGCGGCCCTGCTCAAGGAACCGGACATGGCTCTTGCCGTGGCCGAGGCCGTCCGCAAGGAAGTGGACATCCCCGTATTCGTCAAGTTCCGCACTGGCTGGTCTCCCGATGTGGAGCCTGCTGTGGCCCTTGCCAAACGCTTTGAATCCGCTGGCGTCGATTGCCTGGTCTTCCATCCCCGTGTGGCTCCGGATAAGCGCACCCGCCCGCCGGTCCGTGATCATATCCGCGCCATTGCCGAAGCGGTCTCCATTCCGGTCATGGGCAACGGCGATGTCATCACGAAAGAGGATTGTCTCTCCATGCTCGAGGACACAGGCTGCGACGGCGTCTCCATCGGTCGCATGGCCATGGCCCGCGCCTGGCTCTTTGCCCGCTGGACAGGCGACCCTGCCTACTCCGGCGAGCTCGATCCCAATATCTTCCGCGACTATGCCATCCGTTTGGCCGAAGCATTGGACCACTACTACGACCCTATCCGCGCGCTGAAGCGATTCAAGCTTTTCACGGTCTATTTCGCGGCCAACTTCACCTTCGGTCACAGCCTCCAGTCCCGATTCCTCGGCGCCAAGAGCATGGAAAAGGTACTTGAAGTAGCCCGTGAGCACGTCAAACCGGACATGACGTTGGTCAAGCGTCCGAACATGAATCTGTACAATACATAA
- a CDS encoding tetratricopeptide repeat protein, whose protein sequence is MRNPILVVILCTVLMCAGCFGSSRPSGARPGRTAEQVESEQRRATAADAMDKARQLYHDGEYLDEDAALEYLNEAVELDPNQATALFQRAKIYMTRGMLSEASQDVDRVLKIKPDDLEARFTKGVLMYQLGNCVEANRAFSAVLERNDSISEAFAMRGACYVNQGRFKDAVYDFSKTLALNPAHKDAYYNRGIANLSLGYNLRALHDLTQAMTLDSESIEILMMRGAIYMKLNQYENALGDFERAAELEPNGHAILGLLAEAQAKMKHYDKAIKTARRARNLASAIGDQKAAAAYGEVIDSYTAMGREAEQAAPSESQ, encoded by the coding sequence ATGCGTAATCCCATCCTGGTTGTTATCTTGTGTACGGTGCTGATGTGCGCCGGCTGTTTCGGTTCGTCACGCCCATCGGGTGCTCGCCCTGGGCGCACTGCCGAACAGGTTGAAAGCGAGCAACGCCGGGCCACAGCGGCCGACGCCATGGACAAGGCGCGCCAACTTTACCATGACGGTGAATACCTGGATGAGGATGCAGCCCTTGAATATTTGAACGAGGCCGTTGAACTGGACCCCAATCAGGCAACCGCACTCTTTCAGCGGGCGAAGATTTATATGACCAGAGGCATGCTCTCCGAGGCTTCGCAAGACGTAGACCGAGTTCTCAAGATAAAACCCGACGATCTGGAGGCACGCTTCACCAAGGGAGTGCTCATGTATCAACTGGGCAATTGCGTGGAAGCCAACCGCGCCTTCTCCGCCGTCCTCGAAAGAAACGACAGTATCTCCGAAGCGTTCGCCATGCGCGGGGCTTGCTACGTCAATCAGGGCAGATTCAAGGATGCTGTGTACGACTTCTCCAAGACACTCGCCCTCAACCCGGCTCACAAAGACGCCTATTACAACCGCGGCATCGCCAACCTGTCGCTGGGGTACAACCTGCGCGCCCTGCATGACCTGACACAGGCCATGACCCTGGATTCCGAATCCATCGAGATCCTGATGATGCGCGGCGCCATCTACATGAAGCTCAATCAATACGAAAACGCGCTCGGCGACTTTGAACGTGCGGCCGAGCTCGAACCCAATGGACACGCTATCCTCGGCCTGCTCGCCGAAGCTCAAGCCAAGATGAAGCACTATGACAAGGCGATCAAAACTGCTCGCCGGGCACGCAATCTGGCCAGCGCCATTGGCGACCAAAAGGCAGCCGCCGCTTACGGTGAAGTGATCGATTCGTATACAGCCATGGGCCGAGAAGCCGAACAGGCTGCCCCAAGCGAATCCCAGTAG